The sequence TAGGATTTTTCTGGGTACTAATAGCAATTTACCGAGCAAATCTTGTTTGCTATTTACTTCTATCAAATTGCAATGAACCTAATTTTATTTTAGACACTCTTGTGATTAAATCCAGCCCCAAAGCAATAATTCAATGGCGTTAATAATCGTCAAAGCCGTGAAATCGAAAGTCGAACCCTCTAGGTGTAGGGAAAACAAAAGATGACGTCACGGCGTTGATTTCACCCGGGTTGTATATATAGCGTCACACCATCTGTAAGTCGTCACATTTGAGAAGGTTCTCCTGTACTCAACTACTGTACTGTGAGCTCCATGGCGCTGAAATTGGTGAGTTTTACTGTTTGAAGTCGAAATTGGAAAGTGTTTGCTAAAAGAGATTATCCGTTGTAAGCTACACCGTCTGCCATTTGAGATCGAAAGTAATTGTGGTGTTTTACCTGCCAGTGAAAGTTATGGTGGAATACTTGATTTTTGGTTGAAATTCCAGTTTGAGTTAATCACAATTTTGCCGTTTTTTCATAGCAAAATCTTAACCTTGCGCTATCtcttaagacacacacacacacacacacacacacatatatatatatatatatatatatatatatatatatatatatatatatatatatatatatatatatacacacatatagatagatagatatacagacatatataaatttatatatatatatatatgtatatatatatatatatatatatatatatatatatatatatatatatatatataaatagatacgtagatagatagatagatagatagatatacacacatatttatatatatatatatatatatatatatatatatatatatatatatatgtgtgtgtgtgtgtgtgtgtattatatatatatatatatatatatatatatatatatatatatatatatacacagtatatataacccataaatacctcttaataccgaattctctctgactcgtgatcaaagacccaaggggaaacAGTCACTCCATCTTTATATCAAGAATATCTCCAAGAAATATGAAAATCACGAGTAAATGTGAtaaatcatataaacatatatatatatatatatatatatatatatatatatatatatatatatatatatatatatatatatatatatatatatatatatatatgccatacatatgtatacaaacatcaAATCTGAAATGCATCTAAATACACAGTATAAAAGTATATCAAACCATTTCATACACCGCAGATAAATCTTAAAATCTGAGTATACACATGCTATTACAATGAAACCCATATTATCCAAACCTCGAACTACACATTTGAGGATGAAACTTCTGCACGGAACACTTAAACACCTTCCATTGAGGCCGCATCAACAGCACGTCGCAAACGTTGATGCATAGTGCGGCATTTTGAGTCTAtcatgaataatatcatcatcatctcctcctacgcctattgacgcaaagggcctcggttagattttgccagtcgtctctatctcgagtttttaatccaatacttccccactcatcatctcccacttcacgcctgatagtttaaaggtttaaaggccgctcatgaatggcagaggcaaggaacagtgacattgccctatcgagcaggacaatgctctagagactggccatatatacatatgatcagtgcccaagacccctctcaccCGACctgggaccaaggaggcccaggcaatgcctgctgatgactcagcagatagaccaagaGGCTCCCCCCAAATCAACCccccctaagctcacaaggatggtgaggttgcagtgaccaaagaaactaacgagtttgaacgggactcgaaccccagtctggcgttcagcagtcagggacattaccaactCTCCATGAATATACATAAAAGATTTCTTGGCAAGAATGACCTTTCGATCTAAAAACTTCCGCTATCCTGTTTCCTCATaaagttgtattttttttctttttaataaacgaACTTTAATTGAAAATTCCCAAGTTTGTTAAGTCAAAACAACTCTCTCctatatcattgtcattatcaaacATTCTAAATTTATGAAAAGGCATTTCTGTAACaacaaaactagttttttttttttttgggggggggttaaaatGTAAAgaatgctatcattattattactattattattattattattattattagctaagctacaaccctaactagaaaaactggatactataagccctagggctttaatagggaaaatagcccagtgaggaaaggaaacaaggaaatgaacaaactacaagagaagtaataaacagttaatataaaacatcttaggaacagtaacaacattaaaatagatctttcatatatgaactataaaaactaaaaaaaaaaaaaattacaagaggaaaagaaataagatagaatagtgtgcccaagtgtaccctcgaatATGACTTGCAATTTGCAagtggaaacccccccccccctctatttccctcatttaaaaaacatttaaaacgaGTGGCTATTTCCACAACGGCAAAAAAAAGCAAGCCATATATTATGCAAAACACCTCATTCCATATTCTATTCATTATTCACATGTGGAAAATTCCCAGAAATGAAAGGCATAATATTAAGTCTTTTCAAATATAGCACAGTCGTTTATCCGACATCATAGACAAGCTTTGATAATGAACTGCTTATCTCCAACGTGCGTAAAATAAATTGGAAGCGTATTACGCAAACTTATGTTGCAATTTTGGGTACGCGTCTCGTTTGAACATGTTTCGCGTCAAAGTTGATGTGACTTGAAGTTAGCTTAGGTTGATGTCATGCAACGGATTTACCTTTAATTACATGACCTACATGATGACATTGGTTTTGTGCGGGTTCAAGGCACAAGTATTTCTTGGATTAttcattggaatatatatatacatatatacattatatatatatatatacatttatatatataatgtatatatacatatatataggtatgtatgcgtgtatatatatatgtatatatatatatatatatgtatacatagtaaatatatttgtatgtatgtacatagacacacacacacatatatatatatatatatatatatatatatatatatatatatatatatatatacatatatatatataaatatatatatatatatttatatatatatatatgtatatatatatatatatatatatatatatatatatatatatatatatatataaaactcactggggaaacatgatgctcagatgcaaaaaaaaaaaacacagaaaaagaaataaaatatagtgTGAATCCTGACTATAAATAGCCTTAATTCTAAAAgaactatttagaaaaaaataaaaaataaaaactattcagtATTCACTCtacatttccatttttcttttttttttcttttttgcatatttatataatattggcATTTGTCCCATACTGAGATTATGAGTCCATCACGTTACATGCGCGCGTGACACGTGCTGGTAACGTGAGAGTTATTCTTCAATGGGGATTTCCACGAAATAAGAAGAGTAGGCAGATTTGTAAGACGCTTGTAGACTATCCTCTTTGCACCGGTTGGTTTCATCAAAACTCTACGGATTTTGAAACCcgatttgaagtttttatagtttatataagaaagatctaaattaatgttattatttttaatcttctcttgtatattcccttattttatttcctcaatgaactattttgcctgttggagcccctgggcttatagcatcctgctttttcaactaaggttatggcttagcttataataataataataataataataataataataataataataataataataataataataataataatatagtggtaggagaccctcttttaggcaggttgtcCTTCAgtgcctgcttctgttggagctgcctctggaggaggctacgtctgtaggcacgggtaccaggatcattttgggccgacgggttgaacagctggacttcggtatgtcgtggtaggagaccctcaataataataataataatactaataatgttatGAACAAAGCTCTAGTTACATAAAAGAGTAAATTGTCTTCGCCAATTATAGGGCGTTGTTTTGGTGGTTTCCACTTCATTAGACCAGAACGAAGGAAGTTGTGGCTTCTGAATGGCGCAAGCTTTGGAAGAAAGGACTCTATGATTTAACGTTACCATCCATCTCATCGGCCTCACGTGTCCCACACACGCGTAACGTGACACACGCAATAATCCCGATGTGGGGGCAAACGTCAATAGTATGTTTATCTTACGACCACGGGACTGGGATATAATCATatactacgcacacacacacacactatatatatatatatatatatatatatatatatatatatatatatatatatatatatatatatatatatatataagtttacaggTGTTGACTGGCATTGgaataccataaacagacacaagtggcagtacatgaatgaggcctttgttctgcagtggactagtaacagctgatgatgattatatatgtatgtatgtatatatatatatatatatatatatatatatatatatatatatatatatatatatacatatatatatatatatatccaaataaattttcataaaaacctaTACGTTACCAATGCGCATAAACATGTGCGTATCGACAAACTACCAAACCTGTACAATACAGAAAAAAACTAGCAAAACATAAACTTAAATCACACACTGAACACTAAAGACTTAATGAATATGACTAAGGCACGCCTCCACATCCGTACGTACGCACAAACTTTAAAAAACGAAAACATCTCCCAAACTCCCCGGGGGAAAAAAGAAAGTCTTAGAGATCGTTTTCTTTTTACAAGagtgaaactttttttatttattttctccggTCTTGGGGCGTCAGAGATTAAACACTGTTCCTTGCGAAGTAAGAGCTTGCGCTTGAAGGTAATGAAAACGTGTGGATTAGTAGAGCTACCTTGTCTTTGGTATATTCTTTTTAATAGACTGTCATTGCCTCAGCTAGATCTGATCCGTAGCACACGTGAGctcaaaacacatacacacagaaaaaaagaactacatggacacgagagcaaacttaagtagaggatattctaacaacttgcaaggaaaagaaatggacatgggcaggacatgtaatgagaatgacagataatagatggagattaagaGGAACATATTGGGTCCCAAGAGTTTgtcaaagaagcaggggaaggaagaaaagacgatgaaataacgaactatgaaagtttgcggttgtggactggcatagagactataaatagacgcaagtggagggacatgtctgaggcctttgttctgcagtggattagtagcggctgatgatgttgatgatgatgatgatgatatatatatatatatatatatatatatatatatatatatatatatatatacagtatatatatatatatatatatatatatatatatatatatatatatatatatatatatatatacaacaacaagtacaactgtttctagtccactgcaggacaaaggcttcagacatgtcctgtccttattcatgtctggggtttggctagttttcataccacgctggccaactgcagattggtgatggtgggagactcttgtctgatcgctcacagcaaaccaacctagaatgggtggccctgagcagtacagttttgctgatcatgccaataagcaaacccttttaccacgttgagagagagagagagagagagagagagagagagagagagagagagagagagagagagagagagagagagagagagagagagagagaagggtctgtAAAGATTCACGAATTCGCAGAAGTGgcttaaagaattattattattattattattattattatttgctaagctacaaccctagttggaaaagcaagatgctataagcccaagggctccaacatggaaaatagcccagtgaggaaaagaactaaggaagtaaataaatggtaTTTTATTATAATAGTGAACTTCAATAAAGAGAGAAATCTGAACAGATGGGAAAAGACAGTTTTCTCatgccaagctctctctctctctctctctctctctctctctctctctctctctctctctctctcgtcagaaaCACAAAGACCATGGATTAACATACAAGTAATCACGTGCATACGCCCCCACACAAGACGTCATATCTCACTTCATTTTGCAAGAGAAGTAAGGAGAGACTGTCAAAATGGAAAAAGAATATAGGGAGATAAAAGGAAAAAGACGTAGATAATAGATTCGCCTGATGAACAACGAGAGGAAAGCTTATTGGAGCTGGGGAAAGCAAAGGTGTACAGTAAATTCCGCAGCTTTAAGGGAACAGTATAGCAGTATCAATGTCAACATTGTCAGGACTTTTATGTCTTGGCTtattttgcataataataataataataataataataataataataataataataataataataatggctctgTATTCATATAACCTACTGTTTCTGACAGGAaccattttttgaaaaaaaaaaaaacaccaatgaaATACAGGGGAAAGTAACAAATTCCAAAGCTTAACGACGGTGGACTCGCTGATACATTTTAACTATCTCGCGAGTTCATTTAGAGAAAAGTAAATTGAATAAAACCTGGAATACAAAACAGAACGAGAGACTCAAACGTTTGTATTCCCAACAACTAGTCCTATCAATTAATAACCTGAATGGTTCATCTCACATTCCTTTAATAAACAGATTATTTCCCAAACCAATAAAACTCAACATAAACTCGCTTTTCTCTTTCCCAACAGGTAATCATCGTGGCTCTGGCAGCCTTAGCAGTAGAGGCCAAACCGCGCTACATAGCAATTCCTTTACAGGACATCAGGCTGGTTCGCCATGCAAGGTCCGCGCCCTCCTACATAGCCATTCCACAGGGCCCCGTCAGGCAGGAACGGTTCGCAGGCGTCCCATACAAACAATCTAGGCCCCAGTCCAGCGAGAGGGTTCCTGTTTACGCCCAGCCCCAGTCCGCCATTTACGAGGAAGGCGAAGTCCTCTTGCCTGATGGGTCAGACAGGTATGAACGCCAAGCAGGACATGGGGACGGATACGGCGGTGGTAACGACCACGTCGACTACGGCGCTTACACCGGTGGATACGGTGCCTTCGGGTGGTATTCTGATCATCCTGTCTGCATCAACTGTGGATATCACCGTCGTTGAGAAGTACTATACATGTACAAGCCAATGTCTTCCACTGATCACTGGTAACAATGATGTCTATGATCCAGGTTAtcatcttttttgtgtgtgtgaaagaatGAATGCATGGGCAAACCAGCCCTAGGCAGTATGGGAAGATTCCTGTGTTTATTAAGGAGTACCTGTTTCGGTAGACACCGAGTCTAAACAGTAAACTCAATCCAAAACAGGTTAGGATTAATGTAaatccctttttttatataaatccccCTTTGTTCTCCACAAGTAACGTAAATGATTAATCGTAAcctattattaatattgttcattGAATAAGGCCATTAAAAAAACCGGAATTTTCCCTTAATACAATCAATTCACACCTTTCCCTAAACAGGATAAAATCCCAACTGCCTACAAGTTGTATCAAATCTAGTCTTTTTGCACCTTAGTGCAGTGTTGTTGTTATGATCTGTCACCTCTATATCCAAGTTGTTAATAAATTTATTGCTTTTGTATAATATCGTTTCAGTAAacccatcattaaaaaaaattgttaggCTTTAAAAGTATGTTATTACTTGTTTATCTAATATAATCAAATAGGCTATCTATCAAAAGGTTGGTCTAGCTAGTATCTCTTTCCCTCAGATTTAGCCTCCACAACCCCCcaccaataaaaaaaagttcacaGTTCACCCATTTTGAATCACCATCGTTAAAACGcccctttttttatttgtggtggtcttGGATAAATTAAGTGAACatgtcagaaatgaagagttgtgggagttgctgaAAACGAGGAAGAATTGCAGGAAAGGGTTGTAGAGTGGTAAGAGACTTTGGAAATGGGTAGCCTGAGGGTATCCTGAAgccatggttagcagtaaggaaggtaggggcaGCAtatccatacatgaaagtagaagctttgaacaatttagatacttgggatctactttaAGTCAGGagagaggatgtgaggctgaagttgagaataggataaaagcagcctgatGGAAGTGGAGGGAGCTAGCAGGAGTAGTATGCGATAAGAAAATACCAATGAAGCTCAAAGTCAAGATCTATACTCTATAGCATAGTAATAGGACCAGTTTAAATGTAAGGATAAAAAACGTAGGCTTTAAGACAAGgaagaagcaaagcttgagagaataggAATGAGATTGCtggggtggattatgggaatatcactgcttgcaagactggaaaattatgaaataagaagaatagtaggcgtagtaaagattaaagaggtggtcagtgtcacgactgagatggtgtgcgcaagtgttgaggatagatggtgaggagggcttgagaggaacctcttatggggagaagatcgagagggacgcagagaattagatgacaagATAGCgtgaatgatgatatggagagCAGAAGGATTGTGGAatgggatgcctttgatagaaggcattggagagggcgcatcggggagccgaccctttaatgtagggataacagtttgGAAAGAAGATCGTTAACACATCCTCATACCTCATTACTTGAATAAAATAGGGGAAATAAACTTATTGTAACTTTATACTGGGTAACTATCTCGAGAATATCAACTGCTGGAAACCACCAGCTTAAATATCGATCCTTTTGCATAAAATCAACAACTccgaaactaaagtagaagattcTAATCACTGAGGAGACATATCTCCTTAGTCTCAACGAATTCTATTGATAAATTCACAAGATATCTTGCCAAAGGTTAATATGACAATCTGACTTTACTGACGGAATCAAAAGCATAGATATTCTGGTTTAAAACTCCCAGACTAAGGCAACAGCTGAAtatttacctccgacaacgaagttggaaggaggttatattttaccccctgatTGTGTgcttaattgtgtgtgtgtttataaacagcttcctggccacaactttaataatagagtaataaaacttgcagggattaactgttatattaaaagctggatatgaataaattttggaaggtcaagctcaaaggtcaaggtccggtcaagcaaaatgtccaatacgcataatcagccataagtttgtacacagttgtcatagagacttaaaacttgattcatatttgaggttatgaaatccacgccaattaatacatgttaaggtcaaaggtaaaagtaaaggtcgagcaaaaggtcgagaaagaagctgccgtggcagaggtttGCGCTCTACGGAGTGTCCTCTAGTTTCTACTATAATCAGTGGTTAGATACACAACCATTTAAAAGCTAGACAAAAGCAATCTCTATCTTAAATTTAGTTAATAGTTGACTTAAGTTATTACAATTTTATGCTACTGTGGGCACTTACGAGATGACTGGTGTCGACCTCTGGACTCGTGCCTTCTAGCTGATTACATCTATGATTTACTTTGAAAACTATGAATGactcaatataaataaataatttcaggtTATCTATCTACACCTACTTGGTAAGATGCAAGGAATTAGGTTCCTAACACTTACAATAAAGGAGGGTGCTGCAATGCTTTACCTAAATCAAATGGCCTACATATTATCGTGGAAGTTGAACCATAAAGTAAGATATATGGAATTTGGCCTTGCACAAAGCCGAGTTCGAAAGATATACATTAATAAGACCAAATGATTATTGTGCCATAATTGCACAAATTTCGTTGAAAAACTATGAATAATTTCTAAAACTAAATagaaattatctaaatatttaggaactagggtatctaatacatggtctttaaaATGGGAATTTAATgtaagattgaaaaatgcaaatcaaacAACGGCacggttaagtaaattttggaaattaaatagccaggaattacatattaaaatcaggctatatattaatctattgagatcagtgttattgaatggacacgagtcgtggtatgacaatgaaacaatatcaaacagattctgGAGATTtgagaacaacccccccccccccagaagaatattgggagttgaa comes from Palaemon carinicauda isolate YSFRI2023 chromosome 19, ASM3689809v2, whole genome shotgun sequence and encodes:
- the LOC137658771 gene encoding uncharacterized protein, giving the protein MALKLVIIVALAALAVEAKPRYIAIPLQDIRLVRHARSAPSYIAIPQGPVRQERFAGVPYKQSRPQSSERVPVYAQPQSAIYEEGEVLLPDGSDRYERQAGHGDGYGGGNDHVDYGAYTGGYGAFGWYSDHPVCINCGYHRR